A region from the Nesterenkonia lacusekhoensis genome encodes:
- the selA gene encoding L-seryl-tRNA(Sec) selenium transferase gives MVEEDPRRRIPGTDTVLAHPQVREAAHRLSRPVLQRIVHQAQSRARSGSISPEQVLPEVLAQLEGLRPSSLRPVINATGVVVHTNLGRAPLSPAARQAIVEAAGYVDVEMDLHTGRRSQRGAAAHHALLEACGPAEDALIVNNGAAALALAAAALVGAGSVIISRGELVEIGAGFRLPELIKSTGAELVEVGTTNRTHLQDYASAVEALPQGERACILKVHPSNYRIAGFTSAVPTAELAELAQRHGLPLVVDAGSGVLEPEPVLPEEPDLSGVLSDGADLAIASGDKLLGGPQAGLLLGSTETIAQLKRHPLARAMRTDKLTLAALEATLTAGPAPVTTSLHADPEDLLTRARRIAEAVGADVVAHDGRVGGGGGAEVPLPGWAVQLPESAAEPLRSHLPPVVTRTSDSWCLLDLRCVPESEDETVLEAVRSVLQDLQATPSGSTPLGEDV, from the coding sequence GTGGTTGAGGAGGATCCCCGGCGTCGAATCCCGGGAACGGACACGGTGCTGGCGCATCCGCAGGTGCGCGAAGCCGCACACAGACTCAGCCGTCCCGTTCTCCAGCGGATCGTCCACCAAGCACAGAGCCGTGCTCGCAGCGGGAGCATCTCCCCAGAACAGGTCCTGCCCGAGGTGCTCGCCCAGCTGGAGGGCCTTCGCCCGTCTTCCCTCCGTCCGGTCATCAACGCCACCGGCGTGGTGGTCCACACCAATCTCGGGCGGGCGCCGCTCTCCCCAGCGGCTCGCCAAGCCATCGTCGAGGCCGCCGGATACGTCGACGTCGAGATGGACCTGCACACAGGCCGTCGGTCCCAGCGAGGAGCAGCCGCCCACCATGCGCTGCTGGAGGCCTGCGGCCCAGCGGAGGACGCCCTCATCGTCAACAACGGAGCCGCGGCGCTCGCCTTGGCCGCCGCCGCTCTGGTCGGGGCAGGAAGCGTGATCATCAGCCGTGGTGAGCTGGTCGAGATCGGCGCGGGGTTCCGTCTGCCCGAGCTCATCAAATCGACAGGAGCAGAGTTGGTGGAGGTCGGCACCACCAACCGGACTCACCTCCAGGACTACGCCTCGGCGGTGGAGGCACTGCCTCAGGGTGAGCGCGCCTGCATCCTGAAGGTCCACCCCAGCAACTACCGGATCGCCGGCTTCACCTCCGCGGTGCCCACCGCCGAGCTGGCCGAGCTCGCGCAGCGTCACGGACTGCCGCTGGTGGTCGACGCCGGCAGCGGTGTCCTCGAACCCGAACCCGTTCTGCCGGAGGAACCAGACCTCAGCGGTGTCCTCTCAGACGGAGCTGACCTGGCCATCGCCAGCGGTGACAAGCTCCTCGGAGGCCCGCAGGCCGGGCTGCTCCTGGGCTCCACCGAGACCATCGCTCAGCTGAAGCGCCATCCCCTCGCCCGGGCGATGCGCACCGACAAGCTGACCCTGGCCGCACTGGAGGCCACGCTCACCGCAGGTCCCGCCCCGGTGACCACATCGCTGCATGCGGATCCGGAGGATCTGCTGACCAGGGCACGGCGCATCGCTGAGGCCGTAGGTGCTGACGTCGTGGCCCATGACGGGCGGGTCGGCGGCGGCGGTGGCGCTGAGGTCCCGCTTCCCGGCTGGGCGGTCCAGCTGCCGGAGTCGGCCGCTGAGCCTCTGCGCTCCCACCTTCCTCCTGTGGTGACCCGGACCAGCGATTCCTGGTGCCTGCTCGATCTGCGGTGCGTCCCCGAGTCCGAGGATGAGACCGTGCTCGAGGCGGTGCGCTCAGTCCTTCAGGACCTGCAGGCCACGCCGTCTGGAAGCACACCCCTCGGAGAGGACGTGTGA
- the selD gene encoding selenide, water dikinase SelD gives MTERAPSAGTGAVRLTTYAHGGGCACKIPAGELEEVLSGLGTPEADQVIVGLNNGDDAAAVRLDGQTAILSTADFFTPVVDDAYDWGRIAAANALSDIYAMGGSPRVAINLVGWPRGTLPMELLAEVLRGGLAVAEQAGCPLIGGHTVDDPEPKYGLSVTGTADSASLLRNDAAEPGLPLTLTKPLGLGLLNNRHKATGEVFAEAVETMVTLNREASEAAQSVGARAATDVTGFGLLGHLYKMCRGSGVGARLDSAAVPLVSGAAEALRDGYVSGGTRRNLEWVRDHLSTGAEVTEEDLLVLADAQTSGGLLVVGEVPGYPVIGHTTALPEESQTLIEVR, from the coding sequence ATGACTGAGCGTGCACCTTCAGCTGGAACCGGAGCAGTCCGCCTGACGACCTACGCACACGGAGGCGGGTGTGCCTGCAAGATCCCCGCAGGTGAGCTCGAGGAGGTGCTCAGCGGTCTCGGCACGCCGGAGGCGGACCAGGTGATCGTCGGGCTCAACAACGGTGACGACGCCGCGGCAGTGCGCCTCGACGGTCAGACCGCCATCCTCTCCACGGCTGACTTCTTCACACCGGTGGTCGACGACGCCTACGACTGGGGCCGCATCGCCGCGGCCAATGCTCTCTCCGACATCTATGCCATGGGAGGCTCCCCCAGGGTGGCGATCAATCTGGTCGGGTGGCCGAGGGGAACTCTGCCGATGGAGCTGCTGGCGGAGGTCCTGCGCGGTGGCCTGGCTGTCGCGGAGCAGGCCGGCTGCCCGCTGATCGGTGGTCATACCGTCGATGATCCGGAGCCGAAGTATGGCCTCTCCGTCACCGGGACGGCAGATTCCGCATCTCTGCTGCGCAACGACGCCGCAGAGCCCGGTCTGCCGCTGACGCTGACCAAGCCATTGGGGCTGGGACTGCTGAACAACCGTCATAAGGCCACAGGGGAGGTCTTCGCGGAGGCGGTTGAGACGATGGTCACGCTGAACCGGGAGGCCTCAGAAGCCGCTCAGTCCGTCGGGGCGCGTGCTGCCACCGACGTGACCGGCTTCGGCCTGCTGGGCCACCTCTACAAGATGTGCCGCGGCTCAGGAGTGGGCGCCCGCCTCGATTCGGCAGCGGTCCCGCTGGTCTCGGGTGCCGCCGAGGCGCTGCGGGACGGCTACGTCTCCGGCGGGACGCGGCGCAATCTGGAATGGGTGCGCGACCATCTGTCCACCGGAGCAGAGGTGACCGAAGAAGACCTGCTGGTCTTGGCCGATGCACAGACCTCCGGCGGCCTGTTGGTGGTGGGCGAGGTCCCGGGCTATCCGGTCATCGGACACACCACAGCGCTGCCGGAGGAGTCTCAGACCCTGATCGAGGTCAGGTAG
- a CDS encoding sodium:solute symporter family transporter has protein sequence MQLPFLVLLIFPGILARDVFPDLEYPDLAWPSLIFEYMPVGVRGLIVAALLAALMSSLDSVLNGAFSPCRQ, from the coding sequence ATGCAGCTGCCGTTCCTGGTGCTGCTGATCTTCCCTGGGATTCTGGCCCGCGATGTGTTCCCCGACTTGGAGTACCCGGATCTGGCCTGGCCCTCGCTGATCTTCGAGTACATGCCAGTAGGGGTGCGCGGACTCATCGTGGCTGCGCTGCTGGCTGCCCTGATGTCCTCCCTGGACTCGGTGCTCAACGGTGCGTTCAGCCCTTGTCGTCAATGA
- a CDS encoding transposase, with product MPKKFSPELRDRAVRMVHDRQALEGGPRAQSIRAVAPQLGVGEETLRIWCNRYGPTEPTGPGEPLEEENRRLRRELAEARRANEILKAASAFFAAELDRPTTK from the coding sequence ATGCCCAAGAAGTTCAGTCCAGAGCTGCGTGACCGCGCCGTGCGCATGGTTCACGACCGTCAAGCCCTCGAGGGAGGTCCCAGAGCGCAGTCGATCCGTGCCGTCGCACCACAGCTCGGTGTCGGGGAGGAGACCCTGCGGATCTGGTGCAACCGCTACGGCCCCACCGAGCCGACCGGCCCGGGCGAGCCGCTCGAGGAGGAGAACCGGCGTCTTCGACGGGAACTCGCCGAGGCACGGCGCGCGAATGAGATTCTGAAGGCCGCCTCAGCGTTTTTCGCAGCGGAGCTCGACCGCCCCACGACGAAATGA
- a CDS encoding IS3 family transposase (programmed frameshift) encodes MTSKRRRHTPEQIIRKLQDAEKLQAEGHDVAATARELGVTEATYYRWKNQYGGLKAEDAKRLKELQKQNDRLKKLLAEAELEKAALKELAGGKLLSPDRRRAAARHLMATMGISERRATALAGLARSAFRRALKSENAGDPDAGLRAWLRAYAKDHPRWGYRRAYHDARAEGWAVNHKKVQRLWREEGLRVPVRRRRKRVGSSTAEAPQADAPNVVWAVDFQFDADETGRAIKIASIVDEHTRECLGGIVARSITGDDLTAHLDAIAADRGLPEVLRCDNGPELICHAMADWAGEVTGIHYIPPGAPWRNGYVESFNSRIRDECLNITSFWSLTHARVIITDWKKEYNTIRRHSALGYRSPAEYAEICTH; translated from the exons ATGACAAGCAAGAGAAGACGCCATACCCCGGAACAGATCATCCGGAAGCTCCAAGACGCTGAGAAGCTCCAGGCAGAAGGCCACGACGTCGCCGCCACCGCCCGCGAACTGGGAGTCACCGAGGCCACCTACTACCGGTGGAAGAACCAATACGGCGGGCTCAAAGCCGAAGACGCCAAACGGCTGAAGGAACTTCAGAAGCAAAACGACCGGCTCAAGAAGCTCCTGGCCGAGGCGGAGCTGGAGAAGGCCGCGCTGAAGGAGCTGGCGG GAGGGAAACTTCTAAGCCCGGACCGGCGCCGAGCAGCTGCGCGACACCTGATGGCCACCATGGGCATCAGTGAACGCAGAGCCACCGCGCTGGCCGGGCTTGCCCGATCCGCCTTCCGCCGGGCACTGAAGTCTGAGAACGCTGGTGATCCTGATGCTGGGCTGCGGGCCTGGCTACGGGCTTATGCAAAGGACCACCCGCGCTGGGGCTACCGGCGGGCCTATCATGATGCCCGAGCCGAGGGCTGGGCGGTCAACCATAAGAAGGTCCAGCGGCTCTGGCGTGAAGAGGGCCTGCGGGTTCCGGTGAGACGTCGACGCAAACGCGTGGGGTCCTCCACCGCGGAAGCCCCGCAGGCGGACGCGCCGAATGTGGTGTGGGCGGTGGACTTCCAATTCGACGCCGATGAGACGGGCCGGGCGATCAAGATCGCCTCGATCGTCGATGAGCACACTCGCGAATGCCTGGGCGGGATCGTGGCCCGCAGCATCACCGGTGATGACCTCACCGCCCACCTCGACGCTATCGCCGCTGACCGGGGGCTTCCAGAGGTCCTACGGTGTGACAACGGCCCGGAGCTGATCTGCCACGCGATGGCCGACTGGGCCGGGGAGGTCACGGGGATCCACTACATCCCGCCGGGTGCGCCGTGGCGCAATGGGTACGTGGAGTCCTTCAACAGCAGGATCCGGGATGAGTGCCTGAACATCACCAGCTTCTGGTCTTTGACCCATGCTCGGGTGATCATCACGGATTGGAAGAAGGAATACAACACCATCCGGCGCCACTCAGCGCTCGGGTACCGCAGCCCGGCTGAGTATGCTGAAATCTGTACCCATTGA
- a CDS encoding IS3 family transposase — MIAFIDMHREQFGVEAICRILGATECGFITSRGYRAAKSRPACARSIRDEMLVEEVKRIHKENYSVYGVRKMWHAMRHAGWDVGRDQVARLMRVAGLQGVRRGRKPVTTCPGAGPDERPDLVERKFAADRPRQLWVADITYVRILAGFCYVAFITDVFSRRIVGWAVAPTLHTQSLPLLALEHALLSTGASRNDSGLVHHSDRGSQAVFNWSSQQCVVGLSVVDRRTPRRECATPRSRVAGCSWRWR; from the coding sequence ATGATCGCGTTCATCGACATGCATCGCGAACAGTTCGGGGTCGAGGCCATCTGCCGCATCCTCGGTGCGACAGAATGTGGGTTCATCACCTCCCGCGGATACCGTGCCGCAAAGAGCAGGCCAGCCTGCGCTCGTAGCATTCGGGACGAGATGCTCGTGGAGGAGGTGAAACGAATTCACAAGGAGAACTACAGCGTCTACGGGGTCCGAAAGATGTGGCACGCGATGCGGCATGCGGGATGGGACGTCGGTCGCGACCAGGTGGCACGACTGATGAGGGTCGCGGGACTCCAAGGCGTCCGGCGAGGCCGTAAGCCCGTCACCACCTGCCCTGGAGCCGGACCGGATGAGCGCCCCGACCTTGTGGAACGGAAGTTTGCCGCGGACCGTCCGCGGCAGCTCTGGGTCGCTGACATCACCTACGTCCGGATCCTCGCCGGATTCTGCTACGTCGCATTCATCACCGATGTCTTCAGTCGGAGAATTGTCGGCTGGGCGGTCGCACCCACACTCCACACACAGTCTCTACCTTTGCTCGCACTGGAGCACGCACTTCTTTCCACTGGTGCAAGCAGGAATGATAGCGGATTGGTTCACCACTCCGACAGGGGCAGTCAGGCCGTATTCAACTGGTCGTCGCAACAGTGTGTTGTTGGACTGAGCGTAGTTGATCGGCGAACGCCTCGGCGGGAGTGCGCCACCCCAAGATCCCGCGTGGCCGGTTGTTCATGGCGGTGGCGATAG
- a CDS encoding formate/nitrite transporter family protein yields MSYVAPPEVTEDMLEQGTSKSELSSWQQILRSMIAVFVLSAATVMAILAAEETGNSLVGALVFPLGLAVVVVLGLELLTGNFALVPLAVLDGRARLSSLFRSFGVVLTGHVIGGLLCALLFAAWLTEFWTGGSGLLIDGLIDTAEDKTLAYRDLGLPAGIGLALLSGILCNWLVVLGVVMGMTSTSTTGKLAALWLPIAAFFYLGLEHAVVNLFVIPAGMMVGADVGVDDWLLWNQVPVLIGNLIGGFLLLGLPVYLAFRTTQEDLPADTAHEPSEGL; encoded by the coding sequence ATGTCATACGTCGCACCACCTGAAGTCACCGAGGACATGCTGGAGCAGGGCACCTCGAAGTCCGAACTGAGCAGCTGGCAGCAGATCCTGCGATCCATGATCGCCGTGTTCGTGCTCTCGGCCGCCACAGTCATGGCGATCCTCGCCGCGGAAGAGACAGGGAACAGCCTGGTGGGAGCACTGGTCTTCCCGTTGGGGCTGGCTGTCGTCGTCGTGCTCGGCCTAGAGCTGCTCACCGGCAACTTCGCCCTGGTGCCGCTGGCGGTGCTCGATGGCCGGGCCCGCCTGTCCTCGCTCTTCCGCAGCTTCGGCGTGGTTCTGACCGGGCACGTGATCGGCGGCCTGCTCTGTGCGCTGCTCTTCGCCGCGTGGCTCACCGAATTCTGGACGGGCGGGTCAGGTCTGCTGATCGACGGGCTGATCGACACCGCCGAGGACAAGACGCTCGCCTACCGTGATCTGGGCCTGCCCGCGGGGATCGGCCTGGCCCTGCTCAGCGGCATCCTGTGTAACTGGCTGGTGGTGCTCGGCGTGGTCATGGGTATGACCAGCACCAGCACCACGGGCAAGCTCGCGGCGCTCTGGCTGCCGATCGCCGCCTTCTTCTATCTGGGACTGGAACACGCAGTGGTCAATCTGTTCGTGATCCCCGCCGGGATGATGGTCGGAGCCGATGTCGGCGTCGACGACTGGCTGCTGTGGAACCAAGTGCCTGTGCTGATCGGCAACCTGATCGGCGGCTTCCTCCTCCTCGGGCTGCCGGTCTATCTCGCGTTCAGGACCACACAGGAGGATCTGCCGGCCGACACTGCCCATGAGCCCTCCGAAGGGCTGTGA
- a CDS encoding sodium:solute symporter family transporter — protein MRSALVVNDFIKTSRKEFSEKALLRISRILVGVFMVIAVAWAPVILGFDTLVEYFQSFLGYVTMPIVVLVGGIFWKRATRQGAFWTLVAVTPLGLAGFLTGEVFGLHGVQFLYATGIMVVLSLISFATISLLTPAPDPATIQDAPSTSAHGLRSRSSSKANRGTRTTAGSPPVCWF, from the coding sequence GTGCGTTCAGCCCTTGTCGTCAATGACTTCATCAAGACAAGCCGCAAGGAGTTCAGCGAAAAGGCGCTGCTGCGGATCAGCCGCATACTGGTCGGCGTCTTCATGGTGATCGCGGTGGCATGGGCCCCAGTGATCCTCGGCTTCGACACACTCGTCGAGTACTTCCAATCTTTCCTCGGCTACGTGACGATGCCCATCGTCGTCCTGGTCGGGGGCATCTTCTGGAAGCGGGCAACCCGCCAGGGAGCCTTCTGGACCCTTGTGGCGGTCACCCCGCTCGGGCTGGCCGGGTTCCTCACCGGGGAGGTCTTCGGTCTGCACGGGGTGCAGTTCCTCTACGCCACCGGGATCATGGTGGTGCTCAGCCTCATCAGCTTCGCCACCATTTCGCTGCTCACACCGGCTCCGGACCCTGCCACGATCCAGGATGCACCTTCGACAAGCGCACATGGGCTGAGGAGTCGAAGCAGCTCAAAGGCAAACCGTGGTACCAGAACTACCGCTGGCTCTCCGCCGGTCTGCTGGTTCTGA
- the selB gene encoding selenocysteine-specific translation elongation factor has product MYVVATAGHVDHGKSTLVRAFTGTEPDRWDEEHRRGLTIDLGFAATTLPSGRGVSFVDVPGHERFLGNMLSGLGPAPVVCFVVAADQGWQAQSSDHRDAVAALGVDTGMIVITRTDLAPDRVTDVLAEAREELAGTALQNAPAVAVSAATGEGLDPLRSTLDEVLSAAETPAVDGPIRLWVDRAFSLRGAGTVVTGTLAAGRLEREQRLHLLGADVDAPVTVRGLQSHGQDAAAVRAANRVAINLRGISAEQLSRGDVLLTPDAWHLTDALDVRHASGQDFSQTPQSVTVHIGTAAVAARCRPFDDDHARLTLSRPLPLRVGDRLLVRSSGRRTVLAGAQVLDADVPPLTRRGDGARRRQTLAQMSSSGELSDEVRRRRAVTEEHLVRMGIPVPEALPSAVRRWGGWLVDADQASAWMRRLRTATEAHLHEHPLSAGLSQGAAADALKLPDPALLGPVIHEAGLHQSAGRIRTGDGPRDLGAAEASLSVLEQELKERPFSAPEADRLRELGLHDRELAAAERQGRLLRLPGGVVLLPSSPARAMRELTSLEQPFTVSAARQALGTSRRVAVPLLEHLDARGWTRRVDSALREVVV; this is encoded by the coding sequence ATGTATGTGGTCGCCACAGCCGGACACGTCGATCATGGAAAATCCACGCTGGTGCGCGCGTTCACCGGCACCGAGCCGGACCGCTGGGATGAGGAGCACCGCCGCGGCCTGACCATCGATCTGGGCTTCGCCGCGACCACGCTGCCCTCTGGCCGGGGCGTCTCCTTCGTCGATGTTCCAGGCCACGAACGTTTCCTGGGCAATATGCTCTCCGGACTGGGGCCCGCACCGGTGGTCTGCTTCGTGGTCGCCGCCGACCAGGGGTGGCAGGCCCAGTCCAGTGATCACCGCGATGCAGTGGCCGCCCTCGGCGTCGATACAGGGATGATCGTCATCACTCGCACTGACCTGGCCCCTGACCGTGTCACTGACGTACTGGCCGAGGCTCGTGAGGAGCTGGCCGGCACCGCCCTGCAGAACGCGCCGGCCGTCGCCGTCTCTGCCGCCACGGGCGAGGGGCTGGACCCGCTGCGGTCGACTCTGGATGAGGTCCTCTCGGCGGCGGAGACTCCCGCGGTGGACGGACCGATCCGGCTCTGGGTCGATCGGGCCTTCAGCCTGCGCGGGGCCGGGACGGTGGTCACCGGAACCCTCGCAGCAGGTCGCCTGGAGCGTGAGCAGCGCCTTCATCTGCTCGGCGCGGACGTGGACGCGCCAGTGACGGTGCGTGGCCTGCAGTCTCATGGCCAGGACGCAGCCGCAGTCCGAGCGGCCAACCGCGTGGCCATCAACCTGCGGGGCATCTCTGCCGAGCAGCTCAGCCGAGGCGATGTCCTTCTGACTCCTGATGCCTGGCACCTCACTGATGCTCTCGATGTCCGGCATGCCTCGGGCCAAGACTTCTCGCAGACTCCGCAGAGTGTCACCGTCCACATCGGGACAGCGGCCGTGGCTGCCCGGTGCCGCCCCTTCGACGACGACCACGCCCGCCTCACCCTCAGCCGTCCGCTGCCGCTGCGGGTGGGCGACCGACTGCTGGTCAGAAGCTCCGGGCGCCGGACCGTCCTGGCCGGAGCTCAGGTCCTGGATGCCGATGTTCCGCCGCTCACCCGCCGCGGTGACGGAGCCCGACGCCGGCAGACCTTGGCCCAGATGAGCAGCTCCGGCGAGCTCTCCGATGAGGTCAGACGTCGCCGCGCCGTCACTGAGGAGCACCTGGTGAGGATGGGGATCCCCGTACCTGAGGCGCTGCCGAGCGCGGTGCGGCGATGGGGCGGCTGGCTGGTGGATGCCGATCAGGCCTCCGCCTGGATGCGACGGCTGCGCACGGCGACCGAAGCCCACCTGCACGAGCATCCGCTCTCAGCGGGGCTGTCCCAGGGCGCGGCCGCCGACGCGCTGAAGCTGCCCGATCCGGCTCTCTTGGGCCCGGTCATCCACGAAGCCGGACTGCACCAGAGTGCCGGCCGCATCAGAACCGGTGACGGCCCCCGGGACCTGGGGGCGGCGGAAGCCTCACTATCCGTGCTGGAGCAGGAACTGAAGGAACGACCGTTCTCGGCTCCTGAGGCGGACCGGCTGCGAGAACTGGGACTTCACGATCGCGAACTGGCCGCAGCCGAACGTCAGGGGCGCCTGCTGCGGCTGCCCGGGGGCGTGGTCCTGCTCCCGAGCTCGCCCGCACGTGCTATGCGAGAGCTGACCTCGCTGGAGCAGCCGTTCACCGTGAGTGCGGCACGTCAGGCCCTGGGTACCTCACGCCGCGTTGCCGTGCCGCTGCTGGAGCACCTCGATGCCCGCGGTTGGACCCGGCGAGTGGACAGCGCACTCCGCGAGGTCGTCGTCTAG
- the nrfD gene encoding NrfD/PsrC family molybdoenzyme membrane anchor subunit, which produces MTTSPHDSHRPPETRRSRRKGQRAEEGAREVPLVEKPQFSSYYGRPVVKAPPWGDEIAAYLFLGGLAGGSSLLAVGARWTDRPLLRRNARLTALGAVGLGTAALIHDLGRPERFLYMLRTFKPTSPMSMGTWLLSSFSTAAAVTAAVEVDRLSVCRLPLGPARRVLRVCESPAEVGTTLLAAPLASYTGALLADTAVPTWNAGRDELPFLFASSAALAASGAALVSTPPGQTQPARGLSAAAAIGEVASMKIMKKRMHPAEAEPLENGAPGTMLRWAERLTLAGTAGSVLLGGRRPTAVLSGLLLLGGSALTRVGILRAGISSAEDPRHTIEPQKDRLERRRARGVVDDSITTAG; this is translated from the coding sequence ATGACGACATCGCCTCATGACAGCCACCGACCGCCGGAGACTCGCCGCAGCCGGAGGAAGGGGCAACGGGCTGAGGAGGGCGCTCGGGAAGTCCCGCTGGTGGAGAAGCCGCAGTTCTCCTCCTACTACGGTCGGCCAGTGGTGAAAGCACCGCCGTGGGGTGACGAGATCGCGGCCTACCTCTTCCTCGGCGGCCTGGCCGGAGGATCATCGCTGCTCGCCGTCGGCGCCCGGTGGACCGACCGGCCCCTGCTGCGCCGTAACGCCCGGCTGACCGCACTGGGGGCCGTCGGGCTGGGGACCGCTGCATTGATCCACGACCTGGGCCGGCCGGAACGCTTCCTCTATATGCTTCGCACGTTCAAACCGACCTCCCCCATGAGCATGGGGACGTGGCTGCTGAGCTCCTTCAGCACTGCGGCCGCCGTGACGGCGGCCGTCGAAGTGGACCGGTTGTCGGTCTGCAGGCTTCCTCTCGGGCCGGCGCGGCGTGTGCTGCGTGTATGCGAGAGTCCGGCCGAGGTCGGCACCACGCTGCTGGCCGCTCCTCTGGCGAGCTACACCGGCGCACTCTTGGCCGACACCGCGGTGCCGACGTGGAACGCCGGTCGCGACGAACTGCCGTTCCTCTTCGCCTCCTCAGCGGCACTCGCCGCGTCTGGAGCGGCCCTGGTCTCGACGCCGCCCGGGCAGACTCAGCCCGCCCGGGGGCTCTCCGCCGCGGCGGCCATCGGTGAGGTTGCCTCGATGAAGATTATGAAGAAGCGGATGCACCCGGCAGAGGCCGAGCCGTTGGAGAACGGCGCGCCCGGCACGATGCTCAGATGGGCCGAACGGCTGACTCTCGCCGGCACCGCCGGATCGGTCCTGCTGGGTGGGCGCCGTCCCACGGCAGTACTCAGCGGTCTGCTGCTGCTGGGCGGCTCTGCTCTGACCCGTGTGGGCATCCTGCGCGCGGGCATCAGCTCAGCAGAGGACCCGCGGCACACGATCGAGCCGCAGAAGGATCGGCTCGAGCGGCGGCGTGCACGAGGAGTGGTGGACGACTCGATCACCACAGCTGGCTGA